A single region of the Lactobacillus isalae genome encodes:
- a CDS encoding C69 family dipeptidase, producing the protein MKENNHSACTSILVGKNATTDGSIIIGRNEDDKPNCAKHLAFHEEKDIPNNHFKSNLNKFEMDLPTHRYGYSSTPNWSDKKGVYEESGINQFGVAMSATETTYANDQVQAYDPFKKTGIIEEAMVTCILPYVKTAREAIARFGEIIKKHGAGESDGILLADPNEAWYFEIGTAHTWVAQRIPDDCYAVAANELAIQEIDFNDSDNFITSPGLQKFVEENDLWPNGKPFNWRRIFGTHNLLDATYNTARVWTGQRILSPSIKQDPNSFDLPFIQKADHPISITDAQRVLRDHYDGTKYDVANPVNKDTAIYRPISVDFTEESHLLQLKGKDWIHWLSLGITCQNVYVPFYPQGSIVPSFYKHGKDKYSSNSAYWIYKEAQVLADRSWEKYGLQLYQTRNATQQKLSQMRQEYDVKIDKEKDAKKRLSLINEANKELAHTAVKNYQELIGKLITKEIKKSPLHFRRDPDL; encoded by the coding sequence ATGAAAGAAAATAATCACAGTGCATGTACATCAATTTTAGTAGGAAAAAATGCTACCACTGATGGCAGTATTATTATTGGTCGTAATGAAGATGACAAGCCGAATTGTGCTAAGCACTTAGCTTTTCATGAGGAAAAAGATATTCCTAATAATCATTTCAAATCAAATTTGAACAAGTTTGAAATGGATTTACCAACTCATAGATATGGCTATTCATCAACACCTAACTGGAGTGATAAAAAGGGTGTTTATGAGGAATCAGGCATTAACCAATTTGGTGTAGCAATGAGTGCCACGGAAACTACCTATGCTAACGATCAAGTACAGGCTTATGATCCATTTAAGAAGACTGGTATTATTGAAGAAGCAATGGTTACATGTATCTTGCCTTACGTAAAGACCGCTCGTGAAGCTATTGCACGCTTTGGTGAGATCATAAAGAAACATGGTGCTGGTGAATCTGATGGTATTTTATTGGCTGATCCAAATGAAGCTTGGTACTTTGAAATTGGTACCGCACATACATGGGTAGCTCAACGTATTCCAGATGACTGCTATGCTGTTGCTGCTAATGAATTAGCAATTCAAGAAATTGACTTTAATGATTCAGACAATTTCATTACTTCACCAGGTTTACAAAAATTCGTTGAAGAAAATGATTTATGGCCAAATGGCAAGCCATTTAATTGGCGTAGAATTTTTGGAACCCATAATTTATTAGATGCCACTTACAACACTGCTCGTGTTTGGACCGGGCAAAGAATTTTAAGTCCATCGATTAAACAAGATCCAAATAGTTTTGATCTTCCATTTATTCAAAAAGCTGATCACCCAATTTCTATCACTGATGCTCAACGAGTATTAAGAGATCACTATGATGGAACCAAATATGATGTCGCAAATCCTGTTAATAAGGATACAGCTATTTATCGTCCAATTAGTGTTGACTTTACTGAAGAATCTCACTTGTTACAACTTAAAGGTAAGGATTGGATTCACTGGTTATCACTTGGCATAACTTGTCAAAATGTATATGTTCCATTCTATCCACAAGGCAGTATTGTTCCAAGCTTCTATAAGCATGGCAAGGATAAGTATAGTTCTAATTCAGCTTATTGGATTTACAAAGAAGCTCAAGTTTTGGCAGACCGTTCATGGGAAAAGTATGGGTTACAACTATATCAAACTAGAAATGCAACTCAACAAAAATTAAGTCAAATGCGGCAAGAGTATGATGTCAAGATTGACAAAGAAAAGGATGCAAAGAAGAGATTATCTTTGATCAACGAAGCTAACAAAGAATTAGCACATACTGCAGTTAAGAATTATCAAGAATTAATTGGTAAATTAATTACTAAAGAAATAAAGAAGTCTCCATTACACTTTAGAAGAGATCCAGATTTATAA
- a CDS encoding MFS transporter, with protein sequence MDTMVKHRHSLSKNQKWVIASTSSGFALENMDVLFLSFAMSSMIADLHLSGGAAGFISTITNLGMLVGGIAFGILGDKIGRVKTFSHTVIIFAVATALMAFANNIYMIYGLRFLAGIGAGGEYGVGIALIAENFHKEQIGKMTSIAAIGGQIGAIFAALIAAWIIPTAGWHMLFLVGIIPVVLTVFIRKHVHESKEFIEAKQNEKNSLLSDVAKKMFSTPRLAWQTIGLMIMMTVQIAGYFGLMNWLPTIVQKQLNLNVSNSSLWMIATIVGMSIGMMTFGSIFDYFGPRRAFAIFLIGSALMVYTLSLAQNMVTLLVIGAVVGFFSNGMFGGYGAVISRLYPTEIRSSANNIIVNVGRAIGGFSSVVIGILMDRYNLGVVMGFLSALYIISFIVMITLPGLKTLSKEAK encoded by the coding sequence ATGGATACAATGGTAAAGCACAGACATAGTCTAAGCAAAAATCAGAAGTGGGTTATTGCATCTACTTCTTCGGGTTTTGCTCTTGAGAATATGGATGTGCTTTTTTTATCGTTTGCAATGAGTTCAATGATTGCTGATCTGCACTTATCAGGTGGAGCGGCCGGTTTTATTTCTACAATTACTAACCTTGGAATGTTAGTTGGCGGAATTGCTTTTGGAATTTTGGGAGATAAAATTGGACGCGTTAAGACTTTTAGTCATACAGTGATCATTTTTGCGGTTGCGACTGCTTTAATGGCTTTTGCAAACAATATTTATATGATCTATGGACTACGTTTTCTAGCAGGTATTGGAGCTGGCGGTGAATATGGCGTTGGAATTGCCTTAATTGCTGAAAATTTTCATAAAGAGCAAATCGGTAAGATGACATCCATTGCAGCAATTGGTGGCCAAATCGGCGCAATTTTCGCAGCTTTAATCGCTGCTTGGATTATTCCAACTGCTGGTTGGCATATGCTATTTTTAGTAGGAATCATTCCAGTTGTGTTAACTGTTTTTATTAGAAAACACGTCCATGAAAGTAAGGAATTTATTGAGGCTAAGCAAAATGAAAAGAACTCATTGTTATCAGATGTAGCTAAAAAGATGTTTTCTACACCTCGTCTTGCTTGGCAGACTATCGGCTTAATGATTATGATGACTGTACAAATTGCGGGCTACTTTGGTTTGATGAACTGGCTACCAACAATTGTTCAAAAACAACTTAATTTAAATGTTTCAAATTCTAGTCTTTGGATGATTGCAACAATCGTTGGGATGAGCATCGGGATGATGACTTTTGGTTCAATATTTGATTATTTTGGACCACGAAGAGCTTTTGCAATTTTCTTAATTGGTTCTGCATTAATGGTCTACACTTTGAGTTTGGCTCAAAATATGGTGACTCTTTTAGTAATCGGTGCTGTTGTTGGCTTTTTCTCAAATGGAATGTTTGGCGGATATGGAGCTGTGATTAGTAGACTCTATCCTACTGAGATTAGATCTAGTGCTAATAACATTATTGTTAATGTTGGTAGAGCAATTGGTGGATTTTCATCAGTAGTAATTGGAATTTTGATGGATAGGTATAATCTTGGTGTAGTAATGGGCTTTTTATCAGCTTTATACATTATTAGTTTCATCGTAATGATTACGTTGCCTGGTTTAAAGACCCTTTCAAAAGAAGCAAAGTAA
- a CDS encoding alpha/beta hydrolase, with product MYLASFFVALFILAGCSQKVQEVPAKKITASLTNNKTIPTFFFHGWGSSANAEKHMANAAKKAGVTNTVIRADVSKNGTVKLNGTISKNAKNPIIEVNLEDNQSGKTSYVKDVITAISNKYHYAKINLVGHSMGNLQIANYINENYNNKKLPKINKVVSIAGHYDGYLGEEAGQKAKIKNKETGQPDIYSDGFKQLLPLRKHYPKQIEVLNIYGNKEDGSNSDGSVSVASAQSYKYLINGRAKSYREVEIKGKNAQHSKLHENKEVDQLLINFLWK from the coding sequence ATTTATCTTGCTAGTTTTTTTGTTGCTTTATTTATTTTAGCGGGATGTAGTCAAAAGGTACAGGAAGTTCCAGCTAAAAAAATTACTGCTTCATTAACTAATAATAAAACGATCCCGACCTTTTTCTTCCATGGCTGGGGATCTAGCGCAAATGCTGAAAAACATATGGCAAACGCGGCTAAAAAAGCTGGCGTGACTAATACTGTTATTCGGGCTGATGTAAGTAAAAATGGCACCGTAAAACTTAATGGAACTATTTCTAAAAATGCTAAAAATCCAATTATTGAGGTTAACTTAGAAGATAATCAAAGTGGAAAAACTTCATATGTAAAAGATGTGATTACTGCAATCTCTAATAAATATCACTATGCCAAAATTAATTTAGTCGGTCATTCGATGGGAAATTTACAGATCGCTAACTATATTAATGAAAACTATAACAATAAAAAATTACCTAAGATCAATAAAGTTGTATCAATTGCTGGCCATTATGATGGCTACTTAGGCGAAGAAGCTGGACAAAAAGCTAAGATTAAAAACAAAGAAACTGGTCAACCAGATATCTATAGCGATGGTTTTAAGCAGTTATTGCCTTTGCGCAAGCATTATCCAAAACAAATTGAAGTTTTGAATATTTATGGAAATAAAGAAGACGGTTCAAATTCTGATGGATCCGTTTCGGTAGCTTCCGCGCAGAGCTATAAATATTTAATTAACGGGCGTGCAAAATCATATAGAGAAGTTGAAATTAAAGGAAAGAATGCCCAACATAGTAAATTGCATGAAAATAAAGAGGTAGATCAGCTGTTAATTAACTTTTTGTGGAAATGA
- a CDS encoding MarR family winged helix-turn-helix transcriptional regulator, translating to MELTDTEKMNFAITRGNKAYLEWEKRHGMPTYLTIILYELLLRKKLTQKDLVNLSDLPKQSINKGIHRLQAQDYLELTIDPEDNRVKYCQLTESGKQYAEEKLSSLFEIEDKITQKMGVKKMKQLVALNEEWSDTFWKCLGKKGEK from the coding sequence ATGGAGTTAACTGATACTGAAAAGATGAATTTTGCTATTACTCGTGGAAATAAAGCATATCTTGAATGGGAAAAACGACATGGAATGCCAACATATTTAACGATAATTTTATATGAGTTATTATTGCGAAAAAAATTAACTCAAAAAGATTTAGTTAATTTAAGCGACTTGCCCAAACAATCTATTAATAAGGGAATTCATCGCTTACAAGCACAGGATTATTTAGAGTTGACAATTGATCCAGAAGATAATCGTGTAAAGTATTGTCAATTAACAGAATCAGGTAAACAGTACGCTGAAGAAAAATTATCCTCTTTATTTGAAATAGAAGATAAAATTACTCAAAAAATGGGTGTAAAAAAAATGAAACAGTTAGTAGCTCTTAATGAAGAATGGAGTGACACTTTTTGGAAGTGTTTAGGAAAGAAGGGAGAAAAATAA
- a CDS encoding ABC transporter ATP-binding protein: MGVLKPHFKNYRKEIILAIITILISAFATLWQPRLLENIQKAILADNHDTVLRDGIGLVVLGLLAIIAGIFNVYYAAKIAQGITSDLREETYAKIQSFSFGNIEKFSSGSLVVRLINDMNQVMNMMMILFMQLLRMPIILIGSFVLSIITIPRYWWAPVLMLALMMGVGYIVIQNMNKLFAKFQKYMDRISTHVKENLQGVRVVKSFNQGENEIERFNKTSDGLNELNIKIGYWISTIMPAFMLIAYLVIALVVFLVGRSANLNPTDVAVVSPYVSYILTLLFAILIGGFVIMNFTRGMVSLKRIEEVLETEPDVQFDPNASTAPEKGSIEFDNVSFTYPDGDKPTLKNISFKVKPGEMVGIVGATGSGKSTLAQLIPRLYDPTEGTIKIGGKDLKTIGEKSLRNTVSMVLQKAILFSGTIASNLRQGKEDATDYELKRASEIAQAQEFIGQYSDEFDHEVEERSANFSGGQKQRLSIARGVIGQPPILILDDSTSALDAKSEKLVQEALEHDLKDTTTVIIAEKIVSVMNADKILVLDDGKLVAEGTHEELLKTSPIYQDIYRTQKAKEKRGEIDE, translated from the coding sequence ATGGGAGTTTTGAAGCCACACTTCAAAAATTATCGTAAGGAAATTATTTTAGCAATTATTACAATTTTAATTTCTGCTTTTGCGACTTTATGGCAACCAAGATTGTTAGAAAATATTCAAAAAGCAATTCTAGCTGATAATCACGATACTGTCTTAAGAGATGGAATTGGGTTAGTAGTACTCGGATTATTAGCAATTATTGCGGGAATTTTTAATGTTTACTATGCTGCTAAAATTGCCCAAGGAATAACTTCAGATTTACGTGAAGAAACTTATGCTAAAATTCAAAGCTTTTCTTTTGGAAATATTGAAAAGTTCTCTAGTGGCTCCTTAGTTGTACGCTTAATTAACGATATGAACCAAGTGATGAATATGATGATGATCTTATTCATGCAGCTGCTTAGAATGCCAATTATTTTAATTGGATCTTTTGTATTAAGTATTATTACCATTCCGCGTTATTGGTGGGCTCCTGTATTAATGCTGGCCTTAATGATGGGAGTTGGCTATATCGTTATCCAAAACATGAATAAGTTATTTGCCAAATTCCAAAAATATATGGATAGAATTTCTACTCATGTTAAAGAAAACTTGCAGGGAGTTCGTGTAGTTAAATCATTTAATCAAGGAGAAAATGAAATTGAGAGATTTAACAAGACTTCTGATGGTTTGAATGAGTTAAATATTAAAATTGGTTACTGGATTTCTACTATTATGCCTGCATTTATGTTAATTGCTTATTTAGTAATTGCATTGGTTGTCTTTTTAGTAGGACGTAGCGCTAATTTAAATCCAACTGATGTAGCTGTGGTATCACCATATGTTTCTTATATTTTAACTTTACTTTTCGCAATTTTAATTGGTGGTTTTGTGATTATGAACTTTACTCGTGGAATGGTTTCTTTGAAACGAATTGAGGAAGTTCTTGAAACTGAACCAGATGTTCAATTTGATCCTAATGCATCAACTGCACCAGAAAAAGGAAGCATTGAATTTGACAATGTTTCATTTACTTATCCTGATGGTGATAAACCAACTTTAAAAAATATTTCATTTAAGGTAAAACCAGGTGAAATGGTTGGAATTGTGGGTGCGACTGGATCTGGTAAAAGTACTTTAGCTCAGCTTATTCCTCGACTTTATGATCCTACTGAGGGAACAATCAAGATCGGAGGAAAGGATTTAAAAACAATAGGTGAAAAATCACTCCGTAATACAGTTTCGATGGTCTTGCAAAAAGCAATTCTGTTTTCAGGAACGATTGCTTCTAATCTAAGACAAGGAAAAGAAGATGCAACTGATTATGAATTAAAGCGTGCATCAGAAATTGCTCAAGCACAAGAATTTATTGGTCAGTATTCTGATGAATTTGATCATGAAGTCGAAGAGCGTTCAGCTAATTTTTCTGGCGGTCAAAAGCAACGGCTCTCTATTGCTCGTGGTGTAATCGGGCAACCGCCTATTTTAATTTTAGATGATTCAACTTCTGCCTTAGATGCTAAATCCGAAAAGCTGGTGCAAGAAGCATTAGAACACGATTTAAAGGATACAACAACAGTAATTATTGCTGAAAAAATTGTGTCAGTAATGAATGCTGATAAGATTTTGGTGTTAGACGATGGAAAGCTGGTTGCAGAAGGAACTCATGAAGAATTATTAAAGACTTCGCCAATTTATCAAGATATTTATCGCACGCAAAAAGCTAAGGAAAAGAGAGGTGAAATTGATGAGTAA
- a CDS encoding ABC transporter ATP-binding protein encodes MSNTKKALKYFAKYLKNYWKGVTIVIVLSLISTLSQVLGPLFLGNAVQELTKAVSKVASRSHDLSSFYQSLGSMVSVYAAGIIASFIAWMVMSKFTANATNDMRENLFAKFQRMLIRYFDTHQDGKLLSLFNSDLDNIFNALNNAIFEIISQGALLIGTIIMMFIVNPTMAWFTVATTPFILIISLVIMKKARIYLDKQQDKISDLNGYVNEQINGEKVIITNGLQEESVQNFKKYNNDVRSAMFKGQFYSGMLFPLLQGISLLNLAIVIGGGAWLIVTGQVSRAVGLGLIVAFVEYSQTYFQPLTQLTSIYSMTQLALTGARRLATVEEQDEENTVPNGKVLKGIKQGVKLENVHFGYNADKEILHGVSIDVNKGKSVAVVGPTGSGKTTIMNLINRFYDVNSGKVTFDGVDVRDITLESLRNNVGIVLQDSVLFTGTVEDNIRYGKPNASRDEVISAAKEANIHDFIMTLPEGYDTQVSEENSVFSTGQKQLISIARTILTDPEFLILDEATSNVDTVTEAKIQKAMDAVIAGRTSFVIAHRLKTILNSDKIVVLKDGNVIEEGNHDELIKKRGFYYGLYTNQMAFE; translated from the coding sequence ATGAGTAATACTAAGAAAGCATTAAAGTATTTTGCTAAGTATTTAAAGAACTACTGGAAGGGAGTTACGATAGTTATAGTCCTTTCCTTGATTTCAACGTTAAGTCAGGTTTTGGGACCACTTTTCCTGGGAAATGCTGTTCAAGAATTAACTAAGGCTGTCAGCAAGGTAGCTAGTCGTAGTCACGATTTGAGCAGTTTTTATCAGTCTCTAGGCTCAATGGTCAGCGTATATGCAGCTGGAATTATTGCTTCATTCATTGCATGGATGGTAATGTCAAAATTTACTGCAAATGCTACAAATGACATGAGAGAGAACTTGTTTGCTAAGTTTCAAAGGATGCTAATTCGTTATTTTGATACTCATCAGGATGGAAAACTATTATCCCTGTTCAATTCAGATTTAGATAATATTTTTAACGCCTTGAACAATGCAATTTTCGAAATTATTTCTCAAGGTGCGTTATTAATAGGAACGATTATTATGATGTTTATCGTAAATCCAACCATGGCCTGGTTTACGGTTGCTACAACACCATTTATTTTGATTATTAGTTTAGTCATTATGAAAAAGGCACGGATTTACCTAGATAAGCAGCAAGATAAAATTAGTGATCTAAACGGTTATGTTAATGAACAGATCAATGGTGAAAAAGTTATTATTACTAATGGCTTGCAGGAAGAATCTGTTCAAAACTTTAAAAAATACAATAACGATGTCCGTAGCGCTATGTTTAAGGGTCAATTTTATTCCGGAATGCTTTTCCCACTATTACAAGGAATTTCTTTATTAAACTTAGCGATTGTAATTGGTGGAGGAGCATGGTTAATAGTTACTGGGCAAGTAAGCCGGGCAGTTGGTTTAGGTTTAATTGTGGCCTTTGTTGAGTATTCTCAAACATACTTCCAGCCTTTAACTCAACTGACTTCTATTTATTCTATGACTCAACTTGCCTTAACTGGTGCAAGAAGGTTAGCAACTGTTGAAGAACAAGATGAAGAAAACACTGTACCGAATGGTAAAGTGTTAAAAGGTATCAAACAAGGCGTGAAGTTAGAAAATGTTCATTTTGGTTATAACGCTGATAAAGAAATTTTACATGGGGTTTCCATTGACGTTAATAAAGGAAAATCAGTTGCTGTAGTTGGTCCAACAGGATCGGGAAAAACTACTATCATGAACTTGATCAACCGCTTTTATGATGTAAATAGCGGCAAGGTAACTTTTGATGGTGTCGATGTACGTGATATCACGCTGGAATCCTTAAGAAATAATGTTGGAATTGTTTTACAGGATTCAGTCTTATTTACTGGAACGGTTGAGGATAATATCAGGTACGGAAAGCCAAATGCTAGCCGCGATGAAGTGATTTCAGCAGCCAAAGAAGCTAATATTCATGATTTTATCATGACGCTGCCTGAAGGATATGATACTCAAGTTTCAGAAGAGAACTCAGTCTTTTCTACTGGACAAAAACAATTAATCTCAATTGCAAGAACTATCTTAACTGATCCAGAATTTTTAATTTTGGATGAGGCAACTTCCAATGTTGATACGGTTACTGAAGCTAAGATTCAAAAGGCAATGGATGCAGTTATTGCTGGAAGAACGAGCTTTGTTATCGCCCACCGTTTGAAGACTATCTTAAATTCAGATAAAATAGTAGTGTTGAAAGATGGAAATGTCATTGAAGAAGGAAACCATGATGAATTAATTAAGAAACGTGGTTTCTATTACGGCTTATATACTAATCAAATGGCATTTGAATAG
- a CDS encoding transporter substrate-binding domain-containing protein, with amino-acid sequence MKRKLRFFSLFIVLFSVFLLSACQKNTRNVYQEVKKSNEITWGVKADTRLFGLMSIKTGKIEGFEVDLANALTKEMLGKNAKATFVQTTAKTKIPLLKNGNIDAVLAAMTITPERKKQIDFSEPYFYAGQSLLVKDDSKIKSIKDMNGKTALAVKGTTAVANVKKFAPKAKILEFDDYGQAFTALKAGQGQAMTTDNGLLAGIATENKGYKLVGGTYTSEPYGIAVNKGQTQMKNAINQALIKLKKDGTYDALVKKWFSGIPGFNIKEAEGEK; translated from the coding sequence GTGAAGAGAAAGCTGCGATTCTTTTCTTTATTTATTGTCTTATTTAGCGTTTTTCTACTTTCGGCATGCCAAAAAAATACGCGCAATGTTTATCAAGAAGTTAAAAAGAGCAATGAAATTACATGGGGCGTTAAGGCTGATACCCGTTTGTTTGGTTTAATGAGTATTAAAACTGGAAAAATTGAAGGTTTTGAAGTTGACTTAGCAAACGCGCTCACCAAAGAAATGCTTGGAAAAAATGCTAAAGCAACATTTGTACAAACTACAGCCAAAACTAAGATTCCATTGCTAAAGAATGGTAATATCGATGCTGTGTTAGCAGCAATGACGATTACACCAGAGCGTAAAAAACAAATTGATTTTAGTGAACCATATTTTTATGCTGGACAATCCTTATTAGTTAAAGATGATTCGAAAATTAAGAGCATAAAAGATATGAATGGGAAAACTGCCTTAGCTGTCAAGGGTACAACAGCAGTAGCTAATGTTAAAAAATTTGCGCCAAAGGCCAAAATTTTAGAGTTTGACGACTATGGTCAGGCTTTTACTGCCCTAAAGGCTGGTCAAGGACAAGCAATGACTACGGATAATGGTTTGCTTGCCGGAATTGCAACAGAAAATAAGGGCTACAAATTAGTGGGTGGTACTTATACCAGTGAACCATATGGAATTGCGGTTAATAAGGGCCAAACGCAAATGAAAAATGCAATTAATCAGGCTTTGATAAAATTAAAAAAAGATGGGACGTATGATGCCTTGGTAAAGAAGTGGTTTAGCGGTATTCCGGGCTTCAATATTAAAGAAGCGGAAGGCGAAAAATAA
- a CDS encoding amino acid ABC transporter ATP-binding protein, which yields MAAIIDFKHVNKYYGKFHALKDINLSIEEGQVVSIIGPSGSGKSTLIRTMNGLERINSGKLMVTGYDLADKHTDLNKIRKNVGMVFQHFNLYDNHTVLENITLAPKIVLHRPDKENHDIAMDLLKKVGLEEKADMYPRQLSGGQKQRVAIARSLAMRPKAILFDEPTSALDPEMIQDVLDVMKYVADQGITMVVVTHEMGFAREVGDRLIFFDQGRILEDAKPEEFFEHPKTERARQFLSKVITEKLGG from the coding sequence ATGGCTGCAATTATTGATTTTAAGCATGTAAACAAGTACTATGGTAAATTTCATGCTTTAAAGGATATTAATTTGAGTATTGAAGAGGGTCAAGTTGTTTCAATTATTGGACCATCTGGTTCTGGTAAGAGTACTTTGATTCGTACAATGAATGGATTAGAGCGAATCAATTCTGGAAAGCTGATGGTTACTGGCTATGATTTAGCTGATAAGCATACAGATTTGAATAAAATTCGTAAAAATGTGGGAATGGTTTTCCAACATTTTAACCTGTATGACAACCATACTGTGCTTGAAAATATAACCTTAGCTCCAAAGATTGTTTTACACCGTCCAGATAAAGAAAATCATGATATTGCGATGGATCTTTTGAAAAAAGTAGGACTTGAAGAAAAAGCTGATATGTATCCAAGACAATTATCTGGTGGACAAAAACAACGTGTTGCAATTGCTCGTTCATTAGCCATGAGACCTAAGGCTATTTTATTTGATGAACCAACAAGTGCTCTTGATCCAGAAATGATTCAAGACGTTTTAGACGTTATGAAGTATGTTGCAGATCAAGGAATTACAATGGTTGTTGTAACTCACGAAATGGGATTTGCACGTGAAGTTGGCGATAGATTGATTTTCTTTGATCAAGGAAGAATTTTGGAAGATGCTAAGCCAGAAGAATTCTTTGAACATCCCAAGACTGAACGTGCTCGTCAGTTTTTAAGTAAGGTTATTACTGAAAAGCTAGGTGGCTAA
- a CDS encoding transporter substrate-binding domain-containing protein, producing the protein MKKSTKIFILPLVLVLLITLTGCAKKQESSNVYDQVKDSKTITWGVKADTRLFGLMSIKTGKIEGFEVDLAKALTKQMLGKGAKAGFVQTTPKTRIPLLKNGNIDAILATMTITPDRKKQVTFSEPYFIAGQSLLVKDDSTIKNIKDLNGKTALAVKGTTAVDNVKKFAPKAKVLEYDDYGQAFTALKAGQGQAMTTDNGLLAGIASENKGYKLVGGTYTSEPYGIAVEKGQNEFADHIDKALNELKKNGTYHRLLVKWFSGIPGFNIKEVENS; encoded by the coding sequence ATGAAAAAATCAACTAAGATTTTTATCTTGCCTTTAGTATTAGTTTTGTTGATTACTTTGACTGGATGCGCAAAAAAACAGGAGTCAAGTAATGTTTATGACCAAGTTAAAGATAGTAAGACTATTACCTGGGGTGTTAAGGCTGATACTCGCTTGTTTGGTTTAATGAGCATTAAAACTGGAAAAATTGAAGGTTTTGAAGTTGACTTGGCAAAAGCACTAACCAAGCAAATGTTGGGCAAAGGTGCAAAAGCCGGATTTGTGCAAACTACTCCCAAGACAAGAATTCCATTACTTAAAAATGGAAATATTGATGCAATTTTAGCAACAATGACGATTACACCTGATCGTAAAAAACAAGTAACTTTTAGTGAGCCATATTTTATTGCTGGTCAATCTTTATTGGTTAAAGATGATTCAACTATTAAGAATATTAAAGATCTTAATGGTAAAACTGCTTTAGCAGTTAAAGGAACTACAGCAGTTGATAATGTTAAAAAGTTTGCACCTAAAGCAAAAGTTTTAGAATATGATGATTATGGACAAGCCTTTACAGCTTTAAAAGCCGGTCAAGGACAAGCAATGACAACTGATAATGGATTGCTTGCAGGTATTGCTAGTGAAAACAAGGGCTATAAATTAGTGGGTGGTACTTATACAAGCGAGCCTTATGGTATTGCCGTAGAAAAAGGACAAAATGAGTTTGCTGATCATATCGATAAAGCACTAAATGAGTTAAAGAAAAATGGAACATATCATCGCTTATTAGTTAAATGGTTTAGTGGTATTCCAGGATTTAATATTAAGGAGGTTGAAAATTCGTGA
- a CDS encoding amino acid ABC transporter permease, which yields MIGILTNHWSEFLSGFWNTILCSLIALFFSLILGVGFALLEVAPNKFGRAVAHVYIEIFRNIPLLVITMIFYLVVPQIWFKVSGFAAGTIGLTLYTSAFIAETVRAGINSVGDGQMEGARSNGMTYTQAMRYVILPQALKIVIPPLGNQFINLIKNSSVLAFVAGFDLMYQADVIAFSSFETINTYVVVGLFYLVLTLPLSYYMRHLEKKLA from the coding sequence GTGATAGGAATTTTAACAAATCACTGGTCTGAATTCTTATCAGGCTTTTGGAACACAATTTTATGTAGTCTAATTGCTCTGTTCTTTAGTTTAATTCTTGGGGTTGGCTTTGCCTTGTTAGAAGTTGCACCGAATAAATTTGGAAGAGCAGTAGCTCATGTCTACATCGAGATTTTCCGTAATATTCCTTTGTTGGTTATTACAATGATTTTCTACCTTGTTGTACCGCAAATTTGGTTTAAGGTATCAGGTTTCGCAGCTGGTACAATTGGATTGACTTTGTATACTTCAGCATTTATTGCAGAAACTGTTAGAGCAGGAATTAACTCAGTTGGGGATGGCCAAATGGAAGGAGCTCGCTCAAATGGGATGACTTATACGCAAGCTATGCGTTACGTCATTTTGCCACAAGCTTTGAAGATTGTGATTCCTCCATTGGGTAATCAATTTATTAACTTAATCAAGAACTCGTCAGTTTTAGCCTTCGTAGCTGGTTTTGACTTGATGTATCAAGCAGATGTAATTGCTTTTTCATCTTTTGAAACCATTAATACATATGTCGTAGTAGGTCTGTTCTATTTAGTTTTGACCTTGCCATTAAGTTATTACATGCGTCACTTAGAAAAGAAATTAGCCTAG